The Sorangiineae bacterium MSr11367 genome window below encodes:
- a CDS encoding VWA domain-containing protein, translating into MELRKVALAVGSMIVVTASSGCGVVGSIFGSSDDSSGGGNGGSDPGGGFSGDLGGVGGLGDLEACATSSARGTLQPVNLIVMFDRSGSMGKYQDNNGVEYDNTAQRWVPVSQGMAAFFSDPQSAGLNATLQFFPPDRGNKCDASAYRNPAVQRTPLPSNEFGDAISSTGPSGDTPTRGALLGAFAIAQNTLASNPDERAVVVLVTDGQPTACGQLQGVYDTARSGLNGKPSISTYVVGVGPDTGNLDEIARNGGTGKATYVAENSDPGKTSSDLVAQLNKIRGEVMSCSFAIPSPGEGKQLDTNAVNVVLTPTGGKASTLSYSSECQGGAGWHYDDPSAPRSIELCESTCDSVKQDKGAKIAIAFGCATNGKVN; encoded by the coding sequence ATGGAACTTCGAAAAGTGGCTTTGGCCGTGGGCTCGATGATTGTCGTCACGGCGTCTTCCGGGTGCGGCGTCGTCGGCTCGATATTCGGTAGCAGCGACGACTCGAGTGGCGGCGGCAATGGCGGGAGCGACCCTGGAGGCGGCTTTTCCGGCGACCTCGGTGGAGTCGGGGGACTCGGGGATCTCGAAGCGTGCGCCACGTCGAGTGCGCGCGGGACGCTGCAGCCCGTCAATTTGATCGTGATGTTCGACAGGTCGGGCAGCATGGGCAAGTACCAAGACAACAACGGTGTGGAGTACGACAACACCGCGCAGCGGTGGGTGCCCGTCAGTCAAGGAATGGCAGCGTTCTTCTCCGATCCTCAGTCGGCCGGGCTCAATGCGACCCTTCAGTTCTTCCCTCCGGACCGTGGAAACAAGTGTGACGCGTCGGCGTATCGCAACCCCGCGGTGCAGCGAACGCCCCTGCCGAGCAATGAATTCGGTGACGCCATTTCGAGCACCGGCCCCAGTGGCGATACACCAACGCGCGGAGCGCTCCTGGGGGCGTTCGCGATCGCGCAAAACACTCTCGCGTCGAATCCCGATGAGCGAGCGGTGGTCGTTCTCGTGACGGACGGGCAGCCGACGGCGTGTGGGCAACTGCAGGGCGTCTACGACACGGCCCGCTCGGGCTTGAACGGCAAGCCATCGATCTCGACCTACGTCGTCGGTGTGGGTCCCGACACAGGCAACCTCGACGAGATCGCGCGCAACGGCGGTACGGGCAAGGCCACCTACGTGGCGGAAAATAGTGACCCTGGGAAAACCAGCAGCGATCTGGTCGCGCAGCTTAATAAGATCCGGGGTGAGGTCATGTCATGCTCGTTCGCCATCCCCAGCCCGGGTGAAGGCAAGCAGCTCGACACCAACGCGGTGAACGTTGTGCTTACACCGACCGGTGGGAAGGCCTCCACATTGAGCTACAGCTCGGAGTGCCAAGGCGGAGCGGGATGGCACTACGACGATCCATCTGCTCCGAGATCCATCGAACTATGCGAATCGACGTGCGACAGCGTTAAGCAAGACAAAGGTGCAAAGATCGCTATTGCGTTTGGGTGCGCCACCAACGGCAAAGTTAACTAA